The following coding sequences lie in one Oncorhynchus nerka isolate Pitt River linkage group LG14, Oner_Uvic_2.0, whole genome shotgun sequence genomic window:
- the LOC135575083 gene encoding adrenocorticotropic hormone receptor-like, with translation MTDVSALPSNHTDCQVVKVPHLVFLVLGMVSLSENLLVVVAVVRNKNLHSPMYMFICSLATFNTISSLSKTWETLMMEFSDVGQLDSRGDSVRRVDDVIDALLCMSFIGCICSFLAIAVDRYVTIFHALRYHNIMTTRRAAAALAGIWALCGVSGAVMVAFCDATVIKIFFIVLFLVSLLLILFLYVHMFLLARSHARKIAALPGSAMPHRSLRGALTLTMLFGVFVVCWAPFFLHLLLLMVCVENPYCECYRSLFQLNLVLLMSHAVVDPAIYAFRSAELRNTFRKMLLCSDSPLCYKVKALFH, from the coding sequence ATGACTGatgtctctgctctcccctccaaCCACACAGACTGTCAGGTGGTGAAGGTCCCCCACCTGGTGTTCTTAGTGTTGGGTATGGTGTCTCTCAGTGAGAACCTGTTGGTGGTGGTGGCCGTGGTGCGCAACAAGAACCTCCACTCCCCAATGTACATGTTTATCTGTAGCCTGGCCACGTTCAacaccatctcctccctctccaagaCCTGGGAAACCCTGATGATGGAGTTCAGCGATGTCGGACAACTGGACTCCCGGGGGGACTCCGTCCGGAGGGTCGATGACGTCATAGACGCGCTGCTCTGCATGTCTTTTATCGGCTGCATCTGTAGCTTCCTGGCCATCGCTGTGGACCGCTACGTCACCATCTTCCACGCACTGCGCTACCACAACATCATGACCACGAGGCGAGCCGCCGCCGCCCTGGCGGGGATCTGGGCGCTATGCGGCGTCTCCGGGGCGGTCATGGTGGCGTTCTGCGACGCCACGGTCATCAAGATCTTTTTCATCGTGCTCTTCCTCGTCTCGctgctcctcatcctcttcctctacgTCCACATGTTCCTGCTGGCTCGGTCCCACGCCAGGAAGATTGCAGCGCTGCCCGGGAGTGCCATGCCGCACCGCAGCCTCCGGGGGGCGCTCACGCTCACCATGCTATTCGGGGTGTTTGTGGTGTGCTGGGCGCctttcttcctccacctcctcctcctcatggtGTGTGTAGAGAACCCCTACTGTGAGTGCTACCGCTCTCTGTTCCAGCTGAATTTGGTTCTGCTGATGAGTCACGCCGTGGTCGACCCGGCCATCTACGCCTTCCGCAGCGCAGAGCTACGAAACACCTTCAGGAAGATGCTGCTCTGCTCCGACTCACCACTCTGCTACAAGGTCAAAGCTCTGTTCCACTGA